Genomic window (Neorickettsia findlayensis):
GATATGGGATTAAAGGAGAACATCGTTTATTTAAAGTTAAGTGAGATAGATGTAAATGATTTTCAGCCTCGTAAAGTTTTCGATGAGGCATCCATAGTAGAGTTGGAGGAATCTATAAAAAAAAATGGCTTGATACAACCAATAATAGTTAGAAAATTTGGTGAAAGATACAAGCTAGTTGCTGGTGAAAGACGTTTTAGAGCTATGAGAAACTTGGGAGAAGAAACGATCCCATCAATAATTAGGGACTTTACAGATAAGAGTTCCCTTCAGGTTGCGATAGTAGAGAATATACAGAGGAAAGATTTAACACCATTGGAAGAAGCAGAAGCATACAAAAGACTCATCGACGAATTTAATTACAAGCACTTGGAATTGGCAAGTATAGTTGGTAAGAGTCGGTCTCACGTAACGAACCACCTTAGAATACTTTCTTTGCCAAAAAGAGTAAAAGAGCTTTTAGAAGAAAATAAAATCTCACTTGGGCATGTTAAATTACTAATTAATGTGAAAGATAGCGAGAAAATAGCAGAAAAGATAGCTCGTCTCTCGTTGAGTGTAA
Coding sequences:
- a CDS encoding ParB/RepB/Spo0J family partition protein codes for the protein MGLKENIVYLKLSEIDVNDFQPRKVFDEASIVELEESIKKNGLIQPIIVRKFGERYKLVAGERRFRAMRNLGEETIPSIIRDFTDKSSLQVAIVENIQRKDLTPLEEAEAYKRLIDEFNYKHLELASIVGKSRSHVTNHLRILSLPKRVKELLEENKISLGHVKLLINVKDSEKIAEKIARLSLSVRQVENLLKGAYEKKNSHVNKKSHELCMLENKISERLGMKVTITDSEKENGNVKITFKNLDELQNILERLS